GGCTGAAAGGCAGCGACTGCAACCATACCTTCCCCGGACCGGTCAGACTGGCGAAGAAGAAACCCTCCCCGCCGAAGATCGCCGACTTGATCCCGCCCACGAACTGGATATCGTAGGTGACGCTCGGCTGCAGCGCGACGAGACAGCCGGTATCGACGCGGAAGTTCTCCCCCGCTTTCAGCTCTCTTTCGACGGTCGTGCCTCCGGCGTGAAGGAAGGCGAGTCCATCCCCTTCGAGGCTCTGCATGATGAACCCTTCGCCGCCGAACAACCCGACGCCGATCTTCCTCTGGAAGGCGATTCCGATGGCAACCCCCTTGGCCGCGCAGAGGAAGGCATCCTTCTGACAGATCAGCCTCCCTCCCATCTTACCGAGCTCGGCGGGCATGATCTTCCCCGGATAGGGGGCGGCGAAGGCCACGCGCTGTTTTCCCGCGCCCTGGTTTACGAACTCGGTCATGAACAGACTCTCCCCCGTCAGGACGCGTTTTCCCGCGCCGAGGAGCTTGTCCATGAGCCCACCTCCGGAGCTCGAGCTTCCGTCCCCGAAGATGGTGTTCATCTGGATGCCCGCCGTCATGTACATCATGGAGCCGGCTTCGGCTACCGCCCCCTCGCCCGGATCGAGCTCCACCTCGACGAACTGCATCTCGTCGCCGATGATCTCGTAGTCGACCTCGTGAGCTCGTCTTCCCACCGAAGCCACGGCCGGAACCGGCGCTCCCCCGGAGAGCAAACCAGAAAGCTCCGGAACCTGGCCCGCCGCCGTCCATCCCGTCATCCCTTGCTTGAAGACGAGCGTCGCGGTGTGGTACTCACCGGACTGGAACTTCGCGGCCAGCTCGTCACGGGCCATGGGCCCGACGCTCTGTCCGCCGACCACGACGTACCACTCCTTGTCTGCCATAGAATTTCGCCCCTTGTTAGTTTCTGAAAAAGTATAGCAAACCCGGACCCCGCGTACTTGCCGATGGTGGCGCGAGACCATAGATTCTCCGAGGATGCTGCCACTCGCGTTGGTCTGGCCGGCAGGGCTTATCAGCCCTGAGCCCGCGCCCATCATCCAGAGCGTCGAGATCGTGGTCCGCGATGTCTTCGAGGACGAACAGGGTGAGGCCGAGTTCTGGCCCTATGCGCTCGCGAACCGGCTCCATCTACGGACGCGAAAGCGGGTCATCGAACGCGAGCTCCTCTTCCGCTCCGGAGACCCTCTCGACGAGGAGGCCGTGGCTCAAACCGAGCGAAACCTGAGGAGTCTCCCGTTCCTGAGGGACGTCGAGGTGGACATACTGGAAACCGCGTTTGCGGGGCGCGTCAGGATTCGCGTGGTGGCATCCGACAGCTGGACCACGGTGCCCGAGGTACGTCTCGCCAAGGTCGGAAACGAGTGGATCTGGGCGCTCGGGGCGTCGGAGAAGAACTTTCTCGGATATGGAAAACACCTGCAGGTGCTTCGCGCGGCCGATCTCGATCGTGAACAGACGCTCGTGTTCTATGGCGATCCGCGGCTCGGCGGATCTCGTTTTCGGCTCTCGACGCTCGTCTCCGACGCCTCCGATGGTCACGAACTGTCGGTCTTTGCCGAAAGGCCCTTCTTCGCACTCGACACGCTATGGTCCTTTCGCTTCGGTGTCGAGGATTTCGACCGGCTGGATCCTCTCTACGACGAGGGCGAGCGAGTCCAGGAGCTGAGGCATCAACGGGGCTTCGGCGAGCTCGCCGCCGCCCGGTCCATTTATCGAAGCCCCGACCGCGCCGTGCGTTTCCACTTCGGCTATCAGCGCTCGACGGATGACGTCGATGCGGACCGACGGCAATTTGGTGTTCTCCAGCTCGGAGTCACGACGGTACGGCATGCCTTCCTCAAGATGACGCATGTGAACCGATTCGAGAAAGCCGAGGACTTCAATCTGGGAAACGAGGCGGGCGCTTTTTTCGGCGTGTCGACCGAGCTCCTCGGGGGGGAGCCGGGAACGCCCTATTTCTTCTACTTATCGGAGAAGGCCGGCGTTTCTCTGGGCCAGGAGGGTTTCCTGACCGGCCTCTTGTCCTGGAGAGGACGACACCGAAACGGGGCCATCGAGAACAGCATCGCTCGGGCTCGGTTCGACCTCGTGCGGAAGTGGTCCCCGAGAGTCGTGATGCTGATGAAGGGCGACTTTCTTTACGGAACCCGACTCGACCCGGAGGTTCAGCTTCGGCTCGGAGCCGAAAGTGGGCTCAAAGGGTACCCCGTCCGGCAGTTCAACGGGAACCGGTCGCTCCATCTCGCGGCCGAGGCCCGGTGGTTCCTGGCGGACGACATCGCTCGGCTGGTCTCCCTCGGTGTTGCCGCTTTTGCGGAGTCCGGCTACGCCTGGCCCGAGGACCGGCCGATTGCCATTCACGACTTGAGCTCGGACATCGGAGTCAGCCTCCTGCTCGGCTTCTCGAGGGCCTCGGCTGCACGCCCGGGAGTTCGCGTCGATTTCGCCTACGCCCTGACGCCGCTCGAAGGCCGGGGCCGGTGGCTCGTTTCCGCCGGCTCACGCATCGGGCTGTGAAATAAGTGAAACGTTCGATAAAGGAAGACGCTCGTGAGCAAGCGCTGTCGATCTTCCAGGCGGGGCTCGCCGCCGCCGACCCGAGAAAGCTCCTGGGGGCAAGATTCACGGAAGAGCCCGGCATCGGGTGGCGATACGGCACGGAGCCGGTGTTTCCTTTTCCCGGGGCAGGCGGCCGGATTCTCATCCTCGGTGCGGGAAAGGCCACGGGCGCGCTCGCGGGGGCGCTCGAGGACGAGCTCCTGTCCCACGGTTGTTCCGGAAGGATCATCGTCAAGTACGGCCACGGCGAGCCGTTGACGCGAGTCCTCGTTGAAGAAGCCGGCCATCCTCTACCCGATGAGGCGGGGGTGAAGGCCACCGAGCGATTGGTGAACGATCTCGTCGACACCAAGGCTTCGGACCGCATCTTCTTCGCTTTGACCGGAGGTGCCTCGGCGCTCCTCGTGGCTCCCGCTCCCGGGCTGACTCTGGAGGACAAGGTGGCGACGACCGATCAGCTCCTGCGAAGCGGTGCCACGATTCAGGAAATCAACGCGGTTCGCAAGCATCTGTCGTCGGTCAAGGGCGGACGGCTTCTCGAGCAGATGGCTCCGGCTCGCGTACTCGCCTTCGTCGTATCGGACGTCATTGGAGACGACCTCTCCTCGATTGGCTCGGGACCGCTCGTCGGAGACCCGACCACGTTCTCGGACTGCCTCGCGATTCTGAAGCGCTACGAGCTCGAAGGGCGTATCCCCGTTCCCGTGGGGCGCCGGCTTCGCGAGGGCGCCCTCGGACGGATTCCCGAGACGCCGAAGCCCGGCACGCCGGTGCTCGAGCTCCAGAGGCATATCGTACTTGCTTCGAACCGGAGCTCGCTGCTTGCGGCCGGCGAGAAGGCGAAGCGGCTTGGATTCGAGGTCGAGGTGTTCGCCCGCGACGTG
The Vicinamibacteria bacterium genome window above contains:
- a CDS encoding TIGR00266 family protein gives rise to the protein MADKEWYVVVGGQSVGPMARDELAAKFQSGEYHTATLVFKQGMTGWTAAGQVPELSGLLSGGAPVPAVASVGRRAHEVDYEIIGDEMQFVEVELDPGEGAVAEAGSMMYMTAGIQMNTIFGDGSSSSGGGLMDKLLGAGKRVLTGESLFMTEFVNQGAGKQRVAFAAPYPGKIMPAELGKMGGRLICQKDAFLCAAKGVAIGIAFQRKIGVGLFGGEGFIMQSLEGDGLAFLHAGGTTVERELKAGENFRVDTGCLVALQPSVTYDIQFVGGIKSAIFGGEGFFFASLTGPGKVWLQSLPFSRLAGRIHEAAPQTGRGGKGEGSILGALGGIGGMLER
- a CDS encoding glycerate kinase, with protein sequence MKRSIKEDAREQALSIFQAGLAAADPRKLLGARFTEEPGIGWRYGTEPVFPFPGAGGRILILGAGKATGALAGALEDELLSHGCSGRIIVKYGHGEPLTRVLVEEAGHPLPDEAGVKATERLVNDLVDTKASDRIFFALTGGASALLVAPAPGLTLEDKVATTDQLLRSGATIQEINAVRKHLSSVKGGRLLEQMAPARVLAFVVSDVIGDDLSSIGSGPLVGDPTTFSDCLAILKRYELEGRIPVPVGRRLREGALGRIPETPKPGTPVLELQRHIVLASNRSSLLAAGEKAKRLGFEVEVFARDVQGDVHPCAREFAERLAALARTGRRSALLAGGELTLKVLGTGRGGRNQEFALVASRHLSGVDRAWLLSAGTDGTDGPTDAAGAFVDGASWNRARELGLDPARAISNNDAYPLFVALGDIVRTGPTGTNVNDLVIGLTGL